The proteins below are encoded in one region of Patescibacteria group bacterium:
- a CDS encoding tRNA-binding protein yields MKEITWNEFDRVELCVGTIIEVNDFPEARKPAYKITVDFGEEIGIKKSSAQITELYTKDELAGKQIIGVVNFPPKQIGPFISEFLITGFVQDGGEVVLAVPDKKLVNGKKLM; encoded by the coding sequence ATGAAAGAAATAACATGGAATGAGTTTGATAGAGTTGAATTGTGTGTCGGCACAATTATTGAGGTTAATGATTTCCCTGAAGCCAGAAAACCAGCTTATAAAATAACAGTTGATTTTGGTGAAGAAATTGGGATAAAAAAATCTAGTGCTCAAATAACGGAATTATATACAAAGGATGAGTTGGCAGGGAAACAAATAATTGGAGTTGTAAATTTCCCTCCAAAACAAATAGGCCCCTTTATTTCTGAATTTTTAATAACAGGCTTTGTTCAAGATGGAGGAGAGGTTGTATTGGCTGTTCCTGATAAAAAATTAGTAAACGGTAAAAAATTAATGTAG
- a CDS encoding HAD hydrolase-like protein: MKAILFDFDGVIHDTFEFHRKKVKDFSGISLSKEDYRDMHKKNFYLNTPEEFKNVNWKGYGEFICNDISLLKIKKETREAILKLGEKSILFVVTSGEEKNVSDYLGNNGIINNFEEVLGRKASKSKVDKFKYIFEKYKLETSDCIFITDTLGDIMEANEIGLKTIAVDFGFHCRETLEEGKPYKIISSFGEIVSIIEKI; this comes from the coding sequence ATGAAAGCAATATTATTTGATTTTGATGGTGTTATACATGATACTTTTGAATTTCATAGAAAAAAAGTAAAAGACTTCTCTGGAATTAGTCTTTCGAAAGAAGATTACAGGGATATGCATAAAAAAAATTTCTACCTTAATACTCCAGAGGAATTCAAAAATGTAAATTGGAAGGGGTACGGTGAATTTATCTGTAACGATATTTCCCTTTTAAAAATAAAAAAAGAAACTAGGGAAGCTATTTTGAAACTAGGTGAAAAAAGTATATTATTTGTAGTCACCTCGGGGGAGGAAAAGAATGTTTCAGATTATCTAGGAAATAATGGAATAATAAATAATTTTGAAGAAGTGCTTGGGAGGAAAGCATCTAAATCTAAAGTTGATAAATTCAAATATATTTTTGAAAAATATAAATTAGAAACTAGTGATTGTATTTTTATTACTGACACTCTCGGAGATATTATGGAGGCTAATGAGATTGGTCTAAAAACCATTGCGGTTGATTTTGGTTTTCATTGTCGAGAAACTCTGGAAGAGGGTAAACCTTATAAAATAATATCATCATTCGGGGAGATAGTAAGCATAATTGAAAAAATATGA
- the mscL gene encoding large-conductance mechanosensitive channel protein MscL translates to MFKEFKEFAVKGNVIDLAVGIIIGGAFGKIVSSFVSDIVMPPIGVMLGGVDFSNLAITLKKAAGDAEAVTLNYGMFINSVIDFVIIAFAIFIAVKQINKFKKKEEEKEKVVPTPEDIVLLREIRDSLKK, encoded by the coding sequence ATGTTTAAAGAATTTAAAGAGTTTGCTGTTAAGGGTAATGTTATTGATTTGGCAGTTGGTATTATAATTGGTGGAGCTTTTGGAAAAATTGTTAGCTCCTTTGTATCTGATATTGTCATGCCACCGATAGGTGTCATGCTGGGTGGTGTAGACTTTTCAAATTTAGCAATTACTTTAAAAAAAGCAGCTGGTGATGCTGAGGCAGTTACATTAAACTATGGAATGTTTATTAATTCTGTCATAGATTTTGTTATTATTGCATTCGCAATATTTATAGCTGTAAAACAAATCAATAAATTTAAAAAGAAAGAAGAAGAAAAAGAAAAAGTAGTTCCGACTCCTGAGGATATTGTCCTTTTGAGAGAAATAAGGGATTCTTTAAAAAAATAG